From a region of the Rhipicephalus microplus isolate Deutch F79 chromosome X, USDA_Rmic, whole genome shotgun sequence genome:
- the LOC142776415 gene encoding uncharacterized protein LOC142776415: protein MQPVQGEPQCYGDAERSSVVSPPVWTFHSEWTPSPTWAASSPAEICFMAEAPWQAAALPSDRSFPRYYYEDGSGPVSEQTLDPESLSEASKPRSAEFLSVDLGIAFAKLLLGIRLHIVHNSLSPYDVTPDFTYGAFEQQLEIAPNTVGQRFIPRRVVHPDFDEKENKRTTTSAHRRVRVAGRATKGRTARLYLVRVMTSPMTTPPVTAGRTGAQEEDDVQLRRAVTLESCIGHVYTHCVHPKREFYYSAYRKACVLAATDIVDVCNCGSKWFLSIKGCLASCVNGRHVSDRCYGSTLFFPSTRQDVLDVPWYFHGKKCVARSFPQGTCLSVGRRGVYRSWEECRRRCVLRPESECDETPAAETGSPRQLRHPYFADMQAHGGARCVNVTRRALKSHRCLIGSNQFNSLDGCGRECVRS from the exons ATGCAGCCCGTTCAAGGGGAACCTCAGTGTTACGGGGACGCCGAGCGATCCAGTGTCGTCTCACCACCAGTTTGGACTTTCCACAGTGAATGGACGCCTTCGCCGACGTGGGCTGCATCATCACCAGCTGAAATATGTTTCATGGCAGAAGCTCCGTGGCAAGCAGCTGCTTTGCCATCGGATCGTAGCTTTCCGAGATACTACTACGAAGATGGCTCAGGACCAGTTTCCGAGCAGACGCTGGATCCCGAATCCTTGAGCGAGGCCTCGAAACCCAGGAGTGCCGAGTTCTTGAGTGTCGACCTTGGCATCGCTTTTGCAAAGCTGCTCCTAGGCATCAGGCTGCACATTGTCCACAACTCGCTGTCGCCTTACGATGTCACACCAGACTTCACGTATGGTGCCTTCGAGCAGCAGCTGGAGATAGCGCCCAACACCGTTGGCCAGCGATTCATTCCGAGGAGGGTCGTACATCCGGATTTCGACGAAAAAGAGAACAAGAGAACGACGACCAGCGCTCACAGAAGAGTCCGAGTCGCGGGCAGGGCTACGAAAGGAAGGACAGCTCGACTATACCTGGTGAGGGTGATGACTAGCCCAATGACGACTCCGCCAGTTACCGCAGGCAGAACTGGGGCtcaagaagaagacgacgtgcaaCTGAGACGT GCCGTCACCCTCGAGTCATGCATCGGTCACGTGTACACTCACTGCGTTCATCCAAAGCGCGAATTCTACTACAGTGCCTACAGGAAAGCGTGCGTACTGGCGGCCACAGACATAGTGGACGTGTGCAACTGCGGCTCCAAGTGGTTCTTAAGCATCAAGGGCTGCCTCGCTAGCTGTGTCAACGGCCGCCACGTGTCGGACCGCTGCTAcggaagcacacttttctttccCAGCACCCG GCAAGACGTGCTGGACGTTCCGTGGTACTTTCATGGCAAGAAGTGCGTCGCGCGGAGCTTCCCGCAGGGTACGTGCTTGTCCGTGGGCCGTCGTGGCGTGTACCGCAGCTGGGAAGAATGCCGCCGGCGCTGCGTGCTCCGCCCAGAGTCGGAGTGCGACGAGACGCCAGCTGCCGAGACGGGCTCACCTCGTCAGCTGAGGCACCCTTATTTCGCAGACATGCAGGCACACGGTGGAGCTCGCTGTGtcaacgtgacccggcgcgcatTGAAGTCGCACCGCTGCTTGATCGGGTCTAACCAGTTCAATTCGCTGGATGGATGTGGCCGAGAATGTGTCAGAAGTTAG